From the genome of Alcanivorax sp.:
CTACCACAAACGGGCCCGGGCCGTTGCGCGGGTCATGAGCGGTCTCACCGTGGCTATTCTGGTGGGCGCCCCCCTGGCCACCTGGGCCGGCAACCTGTTCGGTTGGGAAATTGCCTTCACCGGTGTCGGCGTGATCGCCCTGCTGACCGCTTTCCTGATCTGGTTGTGGGTGCCCCGTCAGGCGGTAGACCCAATGGCCAGCCCGGCAAGGGAACTCTCTGCCCTGTTCAACCAGCAACTACTGTTCACTCTGGGGGTAGCCAGCATCGGCTTCGGCGGCATGTTCGCGGTGTTCAGCTATGTGATGCCCACCCTGACCGAGCAGGCCGGCATGGCGGAACGATGGGGGCCCCTGGTGCTGATGATTTTCGGCATCGGCACCATCATCGGCAATCTGGTCGGCGCGCGACTGGCAGACGGCAATTTGCTGCGTGCCATTCCGCTGATTCTGGGCTGGTGCGTACTGGTGCAGGCAGGGTTTTTCTTCGCTGCCGATCACGTCATCGCCGGCATTGTGTTTGTGGCACTGGTCGGCACCTGCATGGCCATGGGCCCTGCCCTGCAGACCCGCCTGATGGATGTGGCCGGTGACGGGCAGACCATGGCGGCCTCCATGAACCACGCCGCCTTCAATATGGCCAATGCGCTGGGTGCCTGGCTGGCTGGCGTCACCGTCAAGAGCGGCGCAGTCTGGTCCACCACCGGCCTGGTGGGCGCCGCCCTGGCCATCGGCGGCCTGCTGATCTTCTTCGCCGGTCGCAGCCTGAAACAGCGCAAACCGGCAGGCACCAAAACCGCTGCCAGCGCAGAACCGGTGGTCTGACGCCCGCATCAGAAGCAAGGGCATCTGCGCAGCGTTACCCGTTATTTTTTGTTTTGTGGGAGTTTGCTTGCAAACGAAGGTTCCCCCCTCCTTCGCTTGCAAGCAAGCTCCCACAGCAGCCTCGGATCGGCGATAAAAAAGGTTCATCGCAGTTTTGCGCGAAAGCCTGGTTCGATCCTCCTCCCTTCCCGCAAGAGCGCCGCGGCGCGATTCCAGCGCTTTACTTCGCCCGGGTGAAATCGATGTCTGGTGTGAGATTCAGCTTGCTGAACGAAGATTCTGGTAGCGTGCCCTGGTCTGCATCAGCATTCGTTCAGCAAGCTGAACTTCCCACACAAGCAGCAAAGCCAGTTTTACCACAGAGGTCGCAGAGATCACGGAGTTAAAACAATCGCTTTCCTCCATGATCTCCGTGATCTCTGTGGTGAAAACGTTTTTGATCCTGGTCTGAAATCGCGCCGCCAACGACGCTTGTATGTTTGAATGCCTCTCCTGCAATGATGCAGGACTTGCCGGGGTGGAGGGACCAACGACGCATCTGACCTCAGGGTACAGACGGTAGGAGACTTGGCCCCACCCCGCACCTATTCATACGCCGATAAAGAATCCATCGGCTGAGTTGCACCTCAGACCGACGATACCAGCAAGCCAGCGTTTAGGTGCGCCCCGACAAGCATGTGTAACCTAGCTCAAGGGGCAGTTCAGTGGCAATGCAAGTAGCAAGATCTATCGTCGGCATCGACGTCGCCAAGGCCGAGTTGGTCATTCATTTCCAGGGCCAGACGTTCACCATCGAGAACACCCCCAAAGCCATTAAACACTGGCTCAAGAGCCTGCCATGCTCCTGTGAGATCGCCATTGAGGCCACAGGGACTTACCACATGGCAGTCATCGAGTTGGCCCATGCCAAAGGGCACCACATTTACGTCATTGATGCTTCACGTCTCAGCAGCTACCGCAAGGGAACAGGCGGCCGAGCTAAAACAGACGCCTCTGACGCCCAGCTGCTTGCCCGCCATCTGCAGAGAGAGAAGGAGGATCTGCGCCGTTGGAGCCCGCCGCCCAAGGCGTATCGAACACTGCAGACACTGCTACGCCGCCGCGCGGCGCTGATCAAGGCGCGAACCATGATCCAACAGAGCCTGGGTGGCGAAAAGATTCTCAAGGCGAGCCTGACAAGGCTGATCTCACAGATCAACAGTCTGGATACACTAATCCAGAAGCATCTTCGCAACACCGTAAGAGAGGCAGGGCTCTGCGATCAGGTACAACGCTGCAAATCTCTGGAAGGTGTGGGCGATCTGACGGCTTACGCCTTGGTCATGGCCTTCCTGCGAGGAGACTTCCGCAACAGCGACGCCTTCGTCGCCTTCCTGGGGATGGATGTCCATGTAAAGGACTCCGGCACCAGAACGGGAAAACGCAAGCTGACCAAAAAAGGCGACTCAGAGACCCGCAGACTGCTTTACTGTGCGGCCATGGCCGCTCGTAAAAGCGCCCGCTGGGCGGGTGTCTACCAAGGTTATCTCGACCGTGGCCTGGCGAAAACGCAGGCCCTGGTCATCCTCGCACGTAAGCTGGTCCGTATCGCCTTCGCGCTGATGAAGAGCCGTACTGACTACGTATCTATGCCT
Proteins encoded in this window:
- a CDS encoding MFS transporter, with translation MSSGTVLSPKRVLFLSLALALGGFGIGSGEFVIMGLISRVATDLQVSPADVGYAISSYALGVVLGAPVISALSARLPRRALLICLMLVFAVANVASAFAADFQTFVVLRFLAGLPHGAYFGVAALVAASAVPYHKRARAVARVMSGLTVAILVGAPLATWAGNLFGWEIAFTGVGVIALLTAFLIWLWVPRQAVDPMASPARELSALFNQQLLFTLGVASIGFGGMFAVFSYVMPTLTEQAGMAERWGPLVLMIFGIGTIIGNLVGARLADGNLLRAIPLILGWCVLVQAGFFFAADHVIAGIVFVALVGTCMAMGPALQTRLMDVAGDGQTMAASMNHAAFNMANALGAWLAGVTVKSGAVWSTTGLVGAALAIGGLLIFFAGRSLKQRKPAGTKTAASAEPVV
- a CDS encoding IS110 family transposase encodes the protein MQVARSIVGIDVAKAELVIHFQGQTFTIENTPKAIKHWLKSLPCSCEIAIEATGTYHMAVIELAHAKGHHIYVIDASRLSSYRKGTGGRAKTDASDAQLLARHLQREKEDLRRWSPPPKAYRTLQTLLRRRAALIKARTMIQQSLGGEKILKASLTRLISQINSLDTLIQKHLRNTVREAGLCDQVQRCKSLEGVGDLTAYALVMAFLRGDFRNSDAFVAFLGMDVHVKDSGTRTGKRKLTKKGDSETRRLLYCAAMAARKSARWAGVYQGYLDRGLAKTQALVILARKLVRIAFALMKSRTDYVSMPAS